Proteins encoded within one genomic window of Nomia melanderi isolate GNS246 chromosome 8, iyNomMela1, whole genome shotgun sequence:
- the LOC116426655 gene encoding uncharacterized protein LOC116426655 isoform X2: MPTGANLTTLAVHEGLYKYSIHRTALHWACRNGYFDVAALLLMNGAFKYIKSNFGETPKFVSTKPQILKLLDAVDSKLELNDITMHNNIPKYLKNDFVHGTVDSEIHRMTCNGLYTDELILKIRIADALDPDFIEVEICQNNLTYQTLIDICCQELNIDCTQIVKLRKLPNTKLRKDKDIQRLQNFQEIEVVTNAVNTHKYVQNTSSVQNNIPTVPANGYQSISKKDQTILY, from the exons ATGCCCACGGGCGCCAATTTAACCACCCTTGCTGTACATGAAGGTCTCTATAAGTACTCAATACACAG GACTGCTTTACACTGGGCGTGTAGAAACGGTTATTTTGATGTAGCTGCCCTTCTTTTAATGAATGGAGCATTTAAGTATATCAAATCTAACTTTGGAGAAACTCCAAAATTTGTATCTACCAAACCACAAATTCTGAAACTTTTAGATGCAGTTGATTCGAAATTAGAATTGAATGATATAACAATGCATAATAATATACcaaagtatttgaaaaatgactTTGTACATGGAACTGTAGATTCAGAAATACATAGAATGACTTGCAACGGTTTATACACAGATG aattaatattaaagattcGTATTGCTGATGCTCTGGATCCAGACTTCATAGAAGTTGAAATATGTCAAAACAATTTGACATATCAGACGTTAATTGATATATGCTGCCAGGAATTAAATATTGACTGTACCCAAATTGTAAAGTTAAGAAAACTTCCCAATACTAAATTAAGGAAAGATAAAGATATTCAACGACTTCAGAATTTCCAAGAAATTGAAGTTGTTACTAATGCTGTTAATACACACAAATATGTGCAAAATACAAGTAGTGTTCAGAATAACATTCCAACAGTGCCAGCAAATGGATATCAAAGTATTTCTAAAAAAGATCAAACTATTTTATACTAA
- the LOC116426655 gene encoding ankyrin repeat domain-containing protein 40 isoform X1, producing the protein MEKNVKFVDLLSTYDNMDSKKTIGQCLKKIRDSKNILEERLRKAASVGDIDAVQELLKSGVDVNAQDIHSGWTALHWACRNGYFDVAALLLMNGAFKYIKSNFGETPKFVSTKPQILKLLDAVDSKLELNDITMHNNIPKYLKNDFVHGTVDSEIHRMTCNGLYTDELILKIRIADALDPDFIEVEICQNNLTYQTLIDICCQELNIDCTQIVKLRKLPNTKLRKDKDIQRLQNFQEIEVVTNAVNTHKYVQNTSSVQNNIPTVPANGYQSISKKDQTILY; encoded by the exons ATggaaaaaaatgtgaaattcgTAGACTTACTTTCTACTTATGATAACATGGACAGTAAGAAAACAATTGGTcagtgtttaaaaaaaataagagacagtaaaaatatattagaagaGCGTTTAAGAAAGGCTGCCAGCGTTGGCGATATAGACGCAGTTCAAGAATTGCTAAAGTCAGGAGTTGATGTTAATGCACAGGACATTCATAGTGGATG GACTGCTTTACACTGGGCGTGTAGAAACGGTTATTTTGATGTAGCTGCCCTTCTTTTAATGAATGGAGCATTTAAGTATATCAAATCTAACTTTGGAGAAACTCCAAAATTTGTATCTACCAAACCACAAATTCTGAAACTTTTAGATGCAGTTGATTCGAAATTAGAATTGAATGATATAACAATGCATAATAATATACcaaagtatttgaaaaatgactTTGTACATGGAACTGTAGATTCAGAAATACATAGAATGACTTGCAACGGTTTATACACAGATG aattaatattaaagattcGTATTGCTGATGCTCTGGATCCAGACTTCATAGAAGTTGAAATATGTCAAAACAATTTGACATATCAGACGTTAATTGATATATGCTGCCAGGAATTAAATATTGACTGTACCCAAATTGTAAAGTTAAGAAAACTTCCCAATACTAAATTAAGGAAAGATAAAGATATTCAACGACTTCAGAATTTCCAAGAAATTGAAGTTGTTACTAATGCTGTTAATACACACAAATATGTGCAAAATACAAGTAGTGTTCAGAATAACATTCCAACAGTGCCAGCAAATGGATATCAAAGTATTTCTAAAAAAGATCAAACTATTTTATACTAA
- the hoka gene encoding hoka: MCSKKLLCYFTIGLLFMGLFMDEVEARRKILRGRKTITRRYYWGTAIPAWSIVLLVGIFMLLAGGGLCVLLQKFVVDNAETAERHSYHQPVLQNDA, from the exons ATGTGTTCCAAAAAATTATTGTGCTACTTCACTATTGGCTTGc TGTTCATGGGTCTTTTTATGGATGAAGTCGAAGCAAGACGTAAAATTTTAAGAGGGCGGAAAACGATTACAAGACGTTATTACT GGGGAACGGCTATTCCCGCATGGTCTATAGTTCTACTAGTAGGAATTTTTATGCTGCTCGCCGGTGGAGGACTTTGTGTGCTACTACAAAAATTTGTAGTGGATAATGCTGAGACCGCGGAAAGACATTCGTATCACCAACCTGTTTTACAAAATGATGCTTAA
- the LOC116426651 gene encoding ribosomal L1 domain-containing protein 1, translating into MERKDEQRNVKLIEKVNKRESITRKLSKGNIRKSKDISSTKSENFKTLNEENGKIVKRGLKRKRTVNDGIQNKLSSENIISKTISLGVKKFKKRKKVDNNKQNTDTLNLTDLSKEHILQCISAIFHLNEEQLKNKNALFEGESHPIFMQVTCIRVPKTPRRHMRILLPYSIVSEDDEIALFVGDLQRGRRQDNEITVEHYEELLHKHGCTNIKIISMNQVKTEYDQYELKRKLVGSYDHFLVDGKIAGHLSHLLGREFYKKRKLPASIRLKSKDLKHEIEYALKKTCMQLHSCGDTHIVQIGHTSMKKEEILENVLATCIGLSKNYPGGWINIRSIRLKTAKSLAIPIYTSLRNKNSVKIPVVQAKRPKAYRDVTDELSTVTNNVTVTVRPEGEVIVRKKNKG; encoded by the exons atggagcgaaAAGACGAGCAGAGAAATgtaaaattgattgaaaaagttaataaaaggGAATCCATAACAAGAAAGCTTAGTAAGGGAAATATTCGTAAATCCAAGGATATTAGTTCCAcgaaatctgaaaatttcaagACATTAAATGAAGAGAATGGTAAAATAGTGAAACGTGGCTTAAAACGAAAACGTACTGTAAATGATGGTAtacaaaataaactttcatctgaaaatataatttcgaaaacTATTAGTCTGggtgtaaaaaaatttaaaaaacggaagaaagtagataataataaacaaaatacagatACATTAAATTTAACTGACTTGTCAAAAGAACATATACTTCAATGTATCAGTGctattttccatttaaatgaggagcaattgaaaaataaaaatgctttATTTGAAGGAGAGTCCCACCCAATATTTATGCAAGTAACATGCATAAGAGTACCGAAAACACCAAGGAGACACATGAGAAT attattaccatattcaatagtttctgaagacgatgaaattgcaTTATTTGTAGGCGATCTACAAAGAGGTAGAAGACAAGATAATGAGATAACAGTGGAGCATTATGAAGAATTATTACACAAACATGGTTGcacaaacataaaaataatatctatgaACCAAGTTAAAACTGAATACGATCAATATgagttaaaaagaaaacttGTTGGAAGCTATGATCATTTTCTTGTAGATGGAAAAATTGCTGGACATTTGTCTCATTTATTAGGGAGAGAGTTttacaagaaaagaaaattaccaGCATCTATTAGGTTGAAAAGTAAAGATCTGAAACATGAAATAGAATATGCTTTAAAAAAGACTTGTATGCAGTTGCATTCATGTGGTGATACTCATATTGTTCAAATTGGACATACATcaatgaaaaaagaagaaattttagaaaatgtgtTAGCAACATGTATTGGTTTATCTAAGAATTATCCAGGAGGTTGGATTAATATACGTTCCATTCGTCTTAAAACAGCCAAAAGCCTTGCTATTCCTATTTATACATCATTGA gaaataaaaattctgttaaaatacCAGTGGTACAGGCCAAACGGCCTAAAGCATATCGTGATGTGACAGATGAATTAAGTACTGTCACTAATAATGTTACAGTCACTGTTAGACCAGAAGGAGAGGTTATTGTACGAAAGAAGAATAAAGGTTAA
- the U2af50 gene encoding U2 small nuclear riboprotein auxiliary factor 50 isoform X3: MDRDRQDRDKDRDRDRDRDRRHRSRSRDRRKRSRSRSKDRRDRKRSSSPKKSRSSRRRKPSLYWDVPPPGFEHITPLQYKAMQAAGQIPANIVADTPQAAVPVVGSTITRQARRLYVGNIPFGVTEEEMMEFFNQQMHLSGLAQAAGNPVLACQINLDKNFAFLEFRSIDETTQAMAFDGINFKGQSLKIRRPHDYQPMPGMTDNPSMNVPGTVPDSPHKIFIGGLPNYLNEEQVKELLMSFGQLRAFNLVKDSATGLSKGYAFCEYVDVSMTDQAIAGLNGMQLGDKKLIVQRASVGAKNPMIGAQAPVQIQVPGLSMVGTSGPATEVLCLLNMVTPEELMEEEEYEDILEDIKEECNKYGVVRSVEIPRPIEGVDVPGCGKVFVEFNSVIDCQKAQQTLTGRKFNNRVVVTSYFDSDKYHRREF, from the exons ATGG ATCGTGATCGCCAAGACCGGGATAAGGATAGGGACAGGGACAGGGATCGTGATAGGCGACATAGATCTCGTAGTAGAGATCGTAGAAAACGTTCACGTTCAAGATCGAAAGATCgaagagatagaaagagaagtAGTTCACCCAAAAAAAGTCGTAGTTCCAGAAGAAGAAAACCATCACTTTATTGGGATGTTCCACCACCTGGGTTCGAACATATTACTCCTTTACAG TATAAAGCAATGCAAGCTGCTGGACAAATCCCGGCAAACATAGTGGCAGACACACCACAAGCAGCTGTACCAGTAGTTGGTAGTACGATTACTCGACAAGCAAGAAGACTTTATGTAGGAAACATTCCATTCGGCGTGACTGAAGAAGAAATGATGGAGTTTTTCAATCAACAAATGCATCTTTCTGGACTTGCACAGGCTGCTGGAAATCCAGTATTAGCATGTCAAATCAATTTAGACAAAAACTTTGCTTTCCTAgag ttCCGTTCGATAGACGAAACGACACAAGCTATGGCTTTTGATGGCATCAACTTTAAGGGGCAAAGTTTGAAAATAAGAAGACCACACGATTATCAGCCAATGCCAGGAATGACTGATAATCCAAGTATGAACGTGCCAGGTACGGTTCCCG ATTCTCCACACAAGATCTTCATTGGTGGTTTACCCAATTATTTGAACGAAGAACAG GTGAAGGAGTTATTGATGAGCTTTGGACAACTAAGAGCATTCAACCTAGTGAAGGACTCGGCCACAGGTCTATCCAAGGGTTATGCATTCTGCGAGTATGTTGACGTCTCGATGACCGATCAAGCAATCGCTGGATTAAATGGTATGCAGTTGGGAGATAAAAAACTGATCGTTCAACGGGCTAGCGTAGGTGCCAAAAATCCCATGATTGGCGCACAAGCTCCAGTACAAATTCAGGTGCCTGGATTGTCTATGGTGGGAACTAGTGGTCCAGCAACTGAG GTACTTTGCTTACTGAACATGGTAACTCCTGAGGAACTaatggaagaagaagaatacgAGGATATTCTAGAAGACATTAAAgaagaatgtaataaatatggTGTGGTTCGCTCTGTAGAAATACCAAGGCCTATAGAAGGTGTTGATGTACCTGGATGTGGAAAA gTATTTGTCGAATTTAATAGCGTGATTGACTGCCAGAAGGCACAGCAAACACTTACGGGACGAAAATTCAACAATCGTGTTGTTGTGACATCTTACTTTGATTCCGACAAGTATCATCGCAGAGAATtctaa
- the U2af50 gene encoding U2 small nuclear riboprotein auxiliary factor 50 isoform X2 translates to MGEDYNGDRDRQDRDKDRDRDRDRDRRHRSRSRDRRKRSRSRSKDRRDRKRSSSPKKSRSSRRRKPSLYWDVPPPGFEHITPLQYKAMQAAGQIPANIVADTPQAAVPVVGSTITRQARRLYVGNIPFGVTEEEMMEFFNQQMHLSGLAQAAGNPVLACQINLDKNFAFLEFRSIDETTQAMAFDGINFKGQSLKIRRPHDYQPMPGMTDNPSMNVPDSPHKIFIGGLPNYLNEEQVKELLMSFGQLRAFNLVKDSATGLSKGYAFCEYVDVSMTDQAIAGLNGMQLGDKKLIVQRASVGAKNPMIGAQAPVQIQVPGLSMVGTSGPATEVLCLLNMVTPEELMEEEEYEDILEDIKEECNKYGVVRSVEIPRPIEGVDVPGCGKVFVEFNSVIDCQKAQQTLTGRKFNNRVVVTSYFDSDKYHRREF, encoded by the exons atggGTGAAGATTACAATGGAG ATCGTGATCGCCAAGACCGGGATAAGGATAGGGACAGGGACAGGGATCGTGATAGGCGACATAGATCTCGTAGTAGAGATCGTAGAAAACGTTCACGTTCAAGATCGAAAGATCgaagagatagaaagagaagtAGTTCACCCAAAAAAAGTCGTAGTTCCAGAAGAAGAAAACCATCACTTTATTGGGATGTTCCACCACCTGGGTTCGAACATATTACTCCTTTACAG TATAAAGCAATGCAAGCTGCTGGACAAATCCCGGCAAACATAGTGGCAGACACACCACAAGCAGCTGTACCAGTAGTTGGTAGTACGATTACTCGACAAGCAAGAAGACTTTATGTAGGAAACATTCCATTCGGCGTGACTGAAGAAGAAATGATGGAGTTTTTCAATCAACAAATGCATCTTTCTGGACTTGCACAGGCTGCTGGAAATCCAGTATTAGCATGTCAAATCAATTTAGACAAAAACTTTGCTTTCCTAgag ttCCGTTCGATAGACGAAACGACACAAGCTATGGCTTTTGATGGCATCAACTTTAAGGGGCAAAGTTTGAAAATAAGAAGACCACACGATTATCAGCCAATGCCAGGAATGACTGATAATCCAAGTATGAACGTGCCAG ATTCTCCACACAAGATCTTCATTGGTGGTTTACCCAATTATTTGAACGAAGAACAG GTGAAGGAGTTATTGATGAGCTTTGGACAACTAAGAGCATTCAACCTAGTGAAGGACTCGGCCACAGGTCTATCCAAGGGTTATGCATTCTGCGAGTATGTTGACGTCTCGATGACCGATCAAGCAATCGCTGGATTAAATGGTATGCAGTTGGGAGATAAAAAACTGATCGTTCAACGGGCTAGCGTAGGTGCCAAAAATCCCATGATTGGCGCACAAGCTCCAGTACAAATTCAGGTGCCTGGATTGTCTATGGTGGGAACTAGTGGTCCAGCAACTGAG GTACTTTGCTTACTGAACATGGTAACTCCTGAGGAACTaatggaagaagaagaatacgAGGATATTCTAGAAGACATTAAAgaagaatgtaataaatatggTGTGGTTCGCTCTGTAGAAATACCAAGGCCTATAGAAGGTGTTGATGTACCTGGATGTGGAAAA gTATTTGTCGAATTTAATAGCGTGATTGACTGCCAGAAGGCACAGCAAACACTTACGGGACGAAAATTCAACAATCGTGTTGTTGTGACATCTTACTTTGATTCCGACAAGTATCATCGCAGAGAATtctaa
- the U2af50 gene encoding U2 small nuclear riboprotein auxiliary factor 50 isoform X1 translates to MGEDYNGDRDRQDRDKDRDRDRDRDRRHRSRSRDRRKRSRSRSKDRRDRKRSSSPKKSRSSRRRKPSLYWDVPPPGFEHITPLQYKAMQAAGQIPANIVADTPQAAVPVVGSTITRQARRLYVGNIPFGVTEEEMMEFFNQQMHLSGLAQAAGNPVLACQINLDKNFAFLEFRSIDETTQAMAFDGINFKGQSLKIRRPHDYQPMPGMTDNPSMNVPGTVPDSPHKIFIGGLPNYLNEEQVKELLMSFGQLRAFNLVKDSATGLSKGYAFCEYVDVSMTDQAIAGLNGMQLGDKKLIVQRASVGAKNPMIGAQAPVQIQVPGLSMVGTSGPATEVLCLLNMVTPEELMEEEEYEDILEDIKEECNKYGVVRSVEIPRPIEGVDVPGCGKVFVEFNSVIDCQKAQQTLTGRKFNNRVVVTSYFDSDKYHRREF, encoded by the exons atggGTGAAGATTACAATGGAG ATCGTGATCGCCAAGACCGGGATAAGGATAGGGACAGGGACAGGGATCGTGATAGGCGACATAGATCTCGTAGTAGAGATCGTAGAAAACGTTCACGTTCAAGATCGAAAGATCgaagagatagaaagagaagtAGTTCACCCAAAAAAAGTCGTAGTTCCAGAAGAAGAAAACCATCACTTTATTGGGATGTTCCACCACCTGGGTTCGAACATATTACTCCTTTACAG TATAAAGCAATGCAAGCTGCTGGACAAATCCCGGCAAACATAGTGGCAGACACACCACAAGCAGCTGTACCAGTAGTTGGTAGTACGATTACTCGACAAGCAAGAAGACTTTATGTAGGAAACATTCCATTCGGCGTGACTGAAGAAGAAATGATGGAGTTTTTCAATCAACAAATGCATCTTTCTGGACTTGCACAGGCTGCTGGAAATCCAGTATTAGCATGTCAAATCAATTTAGACAAAAACTTTGCTTTCCTAgag ttCCGTTCGATAGACGAAACGACACAAGCTATGGCTTTTGATGGCATCAACTTTAAGGGGCAAAGTTTGAAAATAAGAAGACCACACGATTATCAGCCAATGCCAGGAATGACTGATAATCCAAGTATGAACGTGCCAGGTACGGTTCCCG ATTCTCCACACAAGATCTTCATTGGTGGTTTACCCAATTATTTGAACGAAGAACAG GTGAAGGAGTTATTGATGAGCTTTGGACAACTAAGAGCATTCAACCTAGTGAAGGACTCGGCCACAGGTCTATCCAAGGGTTATGCATTCTGCGAGTATGTTGACGTCTCGATGACCGATCAAGCAATCGCTGGATTAAATGGTATGCAGTTGGGAGATAAAAAACTGATCGTTCAACGGGCTAGCGTAGGTGCCAAAAATCCCATGATTGGCGCACAAGCTCCAGTACAAATTCAGGTGCCTGGATTGTCTATGGTGGGAACTAGTGGTCCAGCAACTGAG GTACTTTGCTTACTGAACATGGTAACTCCTGAGGAACTaatggaagaagaagaatacgAGGATATTCTAGAAGACATTAAAgaagaatgtaataaatatggTGTGGTTCGCTCTGTAGAAATACCAAGGCCTATAGAAGGTGTTGATGTACCTGGATGTGGAAAA gTATTTGTCGAATTTAATAGCGTGATTGACTGCCAGAAGGCACAGCAAACACTTACGGGACGAAAATTCAACAATCGTGTTGTTGTGACATCTTACTTTGATTCCGACAAGTATCATCGCAGAGAATtctaa